One Prinia subflava isolate CZ2003 ecotype Zambia chromosome 17, Cam_Psub_1.2, whole genome shotgun sequence DNA segment encodes these proteins:
- the CARD11 gene encoding caspase recruitment domain-containing protein 11, whose amino-acid sequence MSAQGAEPEMDDCLETLKDEEEALWENVECNRHMLSRYINPAKLTPYLRQCKVIDEQDEDEVLNSLMLPSKINRTGRLLDILHTKGQRGYVVFLESLEFYYPELYKLVTGKEPTRRFSTIVVEEGHEGLTHFLMNEIIKLQQQVKTKDVQRCELLAKSRQLEDERKQLKLNKIELLTFQERYNKMKEERNNYNDELVKVKDENYNLAMRYAQLSDEKSMAVMRSRDLQLEIDQLKHRLNKVEEECKLERNQSLKLKNDIENRPKKEQVLELERENEMMKTKIQELQSIIQADKRGLPDSDKAILDILEHDRKEALEDRHELVNKIFNLQEEIRHVEDLRDKYLEEKEDLELKCSTLGKDCEMYKHRMNTVMIQLEEVEKERDQAFRSRDEAQTQYSHCLIEKDKYRKQIRELEERNDELRIEVVRKEACIVNLECKLRRLSKDSNFLDQSLPRNLPITVISQAFGTSGPKANGQECDDSSTSEDSPEDSKFFLPDQVRLKRRVNLKGIQISPRAKSPVSMNKTSEFQAVRAQEEDGAEGSTGRTDTSSSVSVSNSISSCEVTKIQTLRNRNDSILSTTPEPPGNDSIVRRCKEDTPHCSLVEEDNDSFGCDALELDDDSHDRNSHGAPSVHSSSSSHQSEGLDAYELEHVNSIFRKFSLERPFRPSVTSVGHIRSSCHTIQRVTLNGDSLNSEITLLGGNDKGSFVSSVKTGSSAEKAGLREGHQILLLEGCIKGENQSVPLATCTKEEVHWTIQRCSGPVTLQYKSNHEGYRRLLSEMEEGLITSGDSFHIRLNLNISSQLDCCSLSVKCDEIVHILDTMYLGRCEWLCARVDPFTDRDLEMGTIPSYSRAQQLLLVKLQRLMHKGSKDETENSYNTLRALRNTLQPEEPALQNDPKTSPRLSRASFLLGQILQFVSRSENKYKRMNSNERVRIVTGWPSGLALSSSEGKKQLPDKLEDLDSESEMEKKLSLIPYSLVRPIHCERRRPVLFTPSMLAKPLVQKLLNSGGALEFNICKPDIVTKEEFLRKQRTETVIFSREKNLNTYECIVPANIEAVALKNKHCLLEAGISCTKDLIKAKIYPIVLFIRVSEKNIKRFRKLLPKPETEDEFLRLCRLKEKELEALPCLYASVEAEAWSSIEDLIRTIKDRIGEEQRKTIWVDEDQL is encoded by the exons gagcagagccagagaTGGACGACTGCCTGGAGACcctgaaagatgaggaggaGGCTTTGTGGGAGAATGTGGAGTGCAACCGGCACATGCTGAGCCGCTACATCAACCCAGCCAAACTGACGCCCTACTTACGGCAGTGCAAAGTCATCGACGagcaggatgaggatgaggTGCTCAACTCACTCATGCTGCCCTCCAAAATTAACAGAACAG GACGACTGCTGGACATCCTCCACACCAAGGGCCAGAGGGGCTACGTGGTGTTCTTAGAGAGCCTGGAGTTTTACTACCCTGAACTCTACAAACTGGTGACAGGGAAAGAACCCACACGGAGATTTTCCACTATTGTTG TGGAGGAGGGACATGAAGGCCTTACCCATTTCCTAATGAATGAGATCATCAAGCTCCAGCAGCAAGTGAAGACGAAAGACGTGCAGCGCTGTGAGCTCCTGGCCAAGTCCCGCCAGCTGGAGGATGAGAGAAAGCAGCTAAAGCTGAACAAGATAGAGCTGCTGACCTTCCAGGAGAGATACAACAAGAtgaaggaggagaggaacaaCTACAACGACGAGCTGGTCAAGGTGAAAGATGAGAACTACAATCTGGCCATGAGATATGCCCAGCTGAGCGACGAGAAGAGCATGGCTGTGATGAGGAGCCGGgacctgcagctggag ATTGACCAGCTGAAGCACCGCTTGAACAAGGTGGAAGAGGAGTGCAAGCTGGAGAGGAACCAGTCTTTGAAGCTGAAAAATGATATTGAAAACCGACCCAAAAAGGAACAGGTTCTGGAGCTGGAGCGGGAAAATGAGATGATGAAGACAAAAATCCAGGAGTTACAGTCCATCATTCAG GCTGACAAGAGGGGTTTGCCAGATTCAGACAAAGCCATTTTGGATATCCTGGAACACGACCGTAAGGAGGCACTGGAGGATCGCCACGAGCTGGTCAACAAGATCTTTAATCTCCAAGAGGAAATTCGTCATGTGGAGGACTTGAGAGACAAG TATCTTGAGGAGAAAGAAGATTTGGAGTTAAAGTGCTCAACACTAGGAAAAGACTGTGAGATGTACAAGCACCGCATGAACACTGTGATGATACAGCTGGAAGAGGTGGAAAAGGAGCGGGACCAG GCGTTCCGCTCGCGCGACGAGGCGCAGACACAGTACTCCCACTGCCTGATTGAGAAGGATAAATACAGGAAGCAGATccgggagctggaggagaggaacGACGAGCTGCGGATCGAGGTGGTGCGCAAGGAGGCGTGCATCGTCAACCTGGAGTGCAAACTGCGCCGCCTCTCCAAGGACAGCAACTTCCTCGACCAG AGTTTGCCACGGAATCTGCCCATTACCGTTATCTCCCAGGCCTTTGGGACTTCTGGCCCAAAAGCCAACGGTCAGGAATGCGACGACTCCTCCACTTCTGAGGACTCTCCAGAAGACAGCAAATTCTTCTTGCCTGATCAAGTTCGTCTCAAGAGAAGAGTGAATCTCAAGGGGATCCAG ATAAGTCCAAGAGCTAAATCCCCTGTCAGCATGAACAAAACATCAGAGTTTCAAG cagtcagagcccaggaggaggaCGGGGCTGAGGGCAGCACGGGCCGCACGGACACGAGCTCCTCTGTGTCCGTCAGTAACTCCATCAGCAGCTGTGAAGTCACCAAGATT CAAACCCTGCGGAATCGCAATGACAGCATCCTGTCAACCAcgccggagccccccgggaACGATTCCATCGTGCGGCGCTGCAAGGAGGACACCCCCCACTGCAG CCTGGTTGAAGAGGACAATGACAGCTTTGGATGTGATGCTTTGGAGCTGGATG ATGACAGTCACGACAGGAATTCACATGGAGCTCCTTCAGTGcactcttcctcttcttctcaTCAGTCAGAAGGCCTGGATGCCTATGAGCTTGAGCATGTCAACTCCATATTTAGAAAGTTCTCTCTGGAAAG ACCCTTCCGtccctctgtcacctctgtgggTCACATCCGGAGCTCGTGTCACACGATCCAGCGTGTGACGCTCAACGGGGACAGCCTCAACTCAGAGATCACCCTGCTGGGGGGCAATGACAAAGGCAGCTTCGTCAGCTCTGTCAAGACAGGCTCCTCTGCAGAGAAAGCCGGCCTTCGGGAGGGGCACCAGATCCTGCTG CTGGAGGGCTGCATTAAAGGGGAAAATCAAAGTGTTCCTTTGGCTACTTGCACAAAGGAAGAAGTTCACTGGACAATTCAGAGGTGCAGTGGTCCCGTAACACTCCAGTATAAATCAAATCATGAAG ggtaCCGCAGGCTGCTGTCCGAGATGGAGGAAGGGCTCATCACCTCTGGGGACTCCTTCCACATCCGCCTGAACCTCAACATCTCCAGCCAGCTGgactgctgctccctgtccGTGAAGTGCGACGAGATCGTCCACATTCTGGACACCATGTACCTGGGCAGGTGTGAGTGGCTGTGTGCCAGGGTGGACCCCTTCACCGACAGGGACCTGGAGATGGGCACCATCCCCAGCTACAGCAG agcccagcagctccttttgGTGAAGCTGCAGCGGTTGAtgcacaaaggaagcaaagatGAGACAGAAAACTCCTACAACACCCTTCGGGCACTGCGG AATACCTTGCAGccagaggagccagccctgcagaacGACCCAAAAACCAGCCCTCGCCTATCCAGAGCAAGCTTTCTTTTGGGTCAGATTTTACAG TTTGTCAGTAGGTCTGAGAACAAATACAAACGAATGAACAGCAACGAGCGGGTCCGCATTGTCACAGGCTGGCCCTCGGGGCTGGCACTGAGCTCCTCCGAAGGGAAGAAGCAGCTGCCTGATAAACTGGAAG ATTTGGATTCTGAGAGTGAAATGGAGAAGAAGCTCAGCCTGATCCCCTATAGCTTGGTGAGACCCATCCACTGCGAGCGCAGGCGCCCCGTGCTCTTCACCCCCAGCATGCTGGCCAAGCCCTTGGTGCAGAAGCTTCTCAACTCTGGAGGTGCCCTGGAATTCAACATTTGCAAGCCAG ATATTGTAACAAAGGAAGAGTTCTTAAGGAAGCAGAGGACAGAGACTGTCATcttcagcagagaaaagaatCTGAACACATACGAATGTATTGTACCTGCCAACATCGAGGCTGTTGCTCTCAAG AACAAGCATTGTCTCCTGGAAGCTGGAATAAGCTGCACGAAGGATTTAATCAAAGCCAAGATATATCCTATTGTTCTCTTTATAAGAgtctcagagaaaaacatcaAGAGGTTCAG GAAACTGCTGCCGAAGCCAGAGACCGAGGATGAGTTTTTACGGCTGTGCCGCCTGAAGGAGAAGGAACTGGAGGCACTGCCCTGCCTTTATGCCTCTGTGGAGGCAGAGGCGTGGAGCAGCATCGAGGATCTTATCCGGACAATAAAGGACAGGATCGGGGAAGAGCAGCGGAAAACCATCTGGGTGGATGAAGATCAGCTGTAA